One segment of Drosophila ananassae strain 14024-0371.13 chromosome 3R, ASM1763931v2, whole genome shotgun sequence DNA contains the following:
- the LOC6503774 gene encoding sodium/hydrogen exchanger 3 isoform X9: MSNLTEQDYDSATPALEQQMNLARRACWRSGKDLPTTASPNPAKPPSDESKTKIEPETKARVTKATCNASPSGLFGKRAVLLLALCLLLGLSQGRPNMSVTPGKDSGLDAGAVTQLNLAQPPPTADVAKDGDEPTEHPSHRLPRAEPLKSNEQNPTDEEEGGHKMERYPLSSVDFGRVKTPFIIGIWILSASIAKIGFHMTPKLHLIFPESCLLIVVGVVIGVVLYFCTDVAVSPLTPNTFFFYMLPPIILDAGYFMPNRLFFDNLGTILLMAVVGTIFNIATIGGSLYACGLFGIYGEGETPGLMDVFLFASLISAVDPVAVLAVFEEIHVNEILYIVVFGESLLNDAVTVVMYHMMESYNEIGLDKIIAQDIASGVGSFFVVALGGTAIGIIWGFLTGLVTRFTDHVRVIEPIFIFVMAYLAYLNAEIFHMSGILAITFCGITMKNYVESNISQKSHTTVKYALKMLSSSAETIIFMFLGVATVNNMHVWNTWFVVLTIAFCSVFRVIGVILLSAIANRFRLHKLSRVDQFVMSYGGLRGAVAFALVLLVDENVVKQKNMFVTTTIAVIYFTVFLQGITIKPLVKILNVKRANKRKPTMNERIHERFMDHLMAGIEDIVGKTGNYNVRDKFKRFDNRFIRPLLIRDLKGAEPKIIETYSKLTMRDAMEVMRRNPSTIGQMTGTESMSALFRNYTNNYIGGRWAPPTIYTTCPSLTNLDNTCSRNLDMAELDYNPSKKDLTDAKIHHLLAEELKPYRRASIQMHRRLSYSRHAVDDRDLSTQVNYKMQMNFRRMFNDRKHHKRSKRGASNKEPKENVKQNHVSFHDFQQNGTTKQLTNGTNSSSNHSRKKSYRKRHTHNSLKKYRRLEIDYINNVLNETAEECQQNPNEINVVGPSDDWDDGLTFTAKSSPDSDRANNNSLIAHIQNLPGFDASKARIVVQHYAPKVDDSPEPELDSPDPPVGPTAAELILPWRRDRSYQSIVAEHPIPEEDRNLSRESDGERRVATPTATESQLPWKRQGDECTDAVQQNEFPAWASNKEYLAYNSPSATFLGGINKPKQPKSVIGLFRRESSSSKAGSTGIGSTGTVDGAASSADPMVVPSSQAIQPPAVGGGPGPSTSMQNPRLDKRSQSISSGSLGAGAHQLGPDGHSGPFPVTASHRRNVRRGSMLELSGDTIPEESSYQHGHSKSLCEPADSDDWDGAPLSAASGANSERMMRSGREPLLPRPSNTPRAQIRRMNAGAVGGAVGSLGGRKNQVTKALLDYEDSETDSEEDDDDDEDEDFDLYDDENIVVTTFTTPAAPGARRPGSSPGSGSDATTTTTSIRLTRNNDESII; the protein is encoded by the exons ATGAGCAACCTTACGGAACAGGACTACGACAGTGCCACGCCGGCACTGGAACAGCAAATGAATCTGGCCAGGCGAGCCTGCTGGAGAAGCGGCAAGGACCTCCCCACGACAGCCAGTCCTAATCCTGCAAAACCACCGAGTGatgaaagcaaaacaaaaatagaacCAGAAACTAAAGCCAGAGTTACGAAAGCAACCTGCAATGCCAGCCCGAGTGGGCTCTTCGGTAAACGGGCCGTCCTGCTCCTGGCGCTGTGCCTCCTCCTTGGCCTCTCCCAGGGGAGACCGAACATGAGTGTGACTCCTGGCAAGGACAGTGGTCTGGATGCGGGTGCGGTCACCCAGCTAAAT CTGGCCCAGCCACCGCCGACTGCCGACGTTGCCAAGGATGGTGATGAGCCCACGGAACACCCATCCCACAGACTGCCACGTGCCGAGCCGCTCAAGTCCAATGAACAGAATCCCACAGACGAGGAGGAGGGTGGCCACAAAATGGAAAGGTATCCGCTCTCCAGCGTGGATTTTGGCCGTGTTAAGACGCCGTTCATCATCGGAATCTGGATCCTGTCGGCCAGTATAGCCAAGATTG GATTCCATATGACGCCCAAATTGCATCTAATATTTCCGGAGTCGTGCCTGCTGATTGTCGTGGGTGTGGTCATTGGTGTAGTTTTATATTTCTGCACCGATGTCGCCGTATCCCCCCTAACACCGAACACATTCTTCTTCTATATGCTGCCGCCGATTATCCTGGACGCCGGTTACTTTATGCCCAATCGATTGTTCTTCGACAACCTGGGCACCATTCTGCTGATGGCGGTGGTCGGAACCATCTTCAATATTGCCACCATTG ggggttCCCTCTACGCCTGCGGCCTGTTTGGCATTTACGGGGAGGGCGAGACTCCGGGCCTGATGGACGTCTTTCTGTTCGCCTCCCTTATATCCGCCGTAGATCCGGTGGCTGTGCTGGCCGTGTTCGAGGAGATTCATGTCAACGAGATCCTGTacattgttgtttttggcgAGTCCTTGCTAAACGATGCCGTTACT GTTGTCATGTACCACATGATGGAGTCCTACAACGAGATTGGCCTAGACAAGATAATTGCCCAGGACATAGCCAGTGGAGTGGGTTCCTTCTTTGTGGTTGCCCTAGGAGGCACTGCCATAG GCATCATCTGGGGTTTCCTCACTGGTCTAGTCACTCGGTTTACGGATCATGTTCGTGTCATAGAAcctattttcatttttgtaaTGGCCTATCTGGCCTACCTCAATGCGGAAATCTTTCACATGAGCGGTATCTTGGC CATCACATTCTGTGGCATCACAATGAAAAACTATGTGGAATCGAATATATCCCAAAAGTCCCACACGACTGTTAAATATGCCTTGAAAATGCTGTCCAGTTCGGCGGAGACCATTATCTTTATGTTCCTAGGCGTGGCCACGGTGAACAATATGCACGTATGGAATACGTGGTTTGTGGTGCTGACCATCGCCTTCTGTTCAGTGTTTCGTGTGATAG GAGTAATTCTACTGTCGGCCATTGCCAATCGCTTCCGCTTGCACAAGTTGTCGCGAGTGGATCAGTTTGTGATGTCCTATGGTGGATTGCGTGGTGCTGTTGCCTTCGCCTTGGTCCTGTTGGTGGATGAGAATGTGGTCAAGCAGAAGAACATGTTTGTTACCACCACAATAGCTGTGATCTACTTTACTGTCTTCCTGCAAGGCATCACCATCAAGCCGCTGGTGAAGATCCTGAATGTGAAGCGAGCCAATAAACGCAAGCCCACCATGAACGAGCGTATTCACGAAAGA TTCATGGATCACTTGATGGCCGGCATTGAAGATATTGTGGGCAAGACAGGCAACTACAATGTGCGTGATAAATTCAAGCGTTTCGACAATCGCTTCATTCGCCCTCTGCTGATCAGAGATCTAAAG GGCGCTGAGCCGAAGATCATCGAGACGTACTCCAAACTGACAATGCGCGATGCCATGGAGGTGATGAGACGAAATCCATCGACCATTGGCCAGATGACGGGCACCGAGTCGATGAGCGCCCTGTTCCGGAATTATACCAATAACTATATTGGCGGCAGGTGGGCACCGCCAACCATATACACCACCTG TCCCAGCTTGACAAATCTTGACAATACTTGTTCCCGCAATCTGGATATGGCCGAGCTTGATTATAATCCATCCAAAAAGGATCTGACTGATGCCAAGATCCATCATCTCTTGGCCGAAGAACTAAAGCCTTATAGAAGG GCTTCAATACAAATG CACCGTCGTCTTAGTTATAGCCGACACGCAGTAGATGACAGAGATTTGTCCACCCAG GTCAATTATAAGATGCAAATGAACTTCCGGCGAATGTTCAATGATCGGAAACATCACAAGCGCAGCAAACGTGGTGCCAGCAATAAG GAGCCCAAGGAGAATGTCAAACAAAATCATGTCTCTTTCCATGATTTTCAACAGAACGGCACCACCAAGCAGCTCACCAATGGTACGAATTCGAGTTCAAACCATTCAAGAAAAAAATCTTACAGAAAAAGACATACTCAcaattcacttaaaaaatatcGTAGATTAGAAATAG ACTATATTAACAATGTGCTTAACGAAACAGCCGAGGAGTGCCAACAGAACCCCAACGAGATCAATGTTGTTGGCCCCAGCGACGATTGGGATGACGGCCTGACCTTCACCGCCAAATCATCAC CTGACTCGGATCGCGCCAATAACAATTCCCTGATAGCCCACATCCAAAACCTTCCCGGTTTTGATGCCTCCAAGGCCCGCATCGTCGTCCAGCACTATGCGCCCAAGGTGGACGACAGTCCGGAGCCAGAGTTAGACTCCCCGGATCCGCCCGTCGGGCCAACGGCGGCCGAGTTGATATTGCCTTGGCGGCGGGACCGATCATACCAGAGCATTG tGGCTGAACATCCGATACCCGAGGAGGATCGCAACCTTTCGCGTGAATCTGATGGCGAAAGGCGAGTGGCCACACCCACTGCCACGGAATCCCAGCTGCCGTGGAAACGCCAGGGCGACGAGTGTACGGATGCAGTGCAGCAGAACGAGTTTCCCGCCTGGGCCTCGAACAAGGAGTACTTGGCCTACAACTCCCCCAGTGCAACATTCCTAG GTGGTATAAACAAGCCTAAACAGCCCAAGTCCGTCATAGGTCTCTTCCGGCGTGAGAGTTCCAGCTCCAAGGCCGGCAGCACCGGAATCGGCAGTACGGGTACCGTGGATGGCGCCGCCAGCAGCGCAGATCCCATGGTTGTGCCTTCCTCCCAAGCCATCCAACCGCCGGCGGTGGGTGGCGGACCGGGTCCGTCGACATCGATGCAAAATCCCCGGCTGGACAAGCGCTCCCAGTCGATATCATCCGGTTCGCTGGGCGCCGGAGCCCATCAACTCGGACCGGATGGCCATTCCGGTCCATTTCCGGTTACGGCTAGTCATCGGCGGAATGTGCGCAGAGGCTCCATGCTGGAGCTGAGCGG TGACACAATACCCGAGGAGTCGTCGTACCAGCATGGCCACTCCAAGTCCCTCTGCGAGCCGGCGGATTCGGATGACTGGGATGGAGCACCTCTGTCCGCCGCCAGCGGGGCTAACAGCGAGAGAATGATGCGGAGCGGGCGGGAACCGCTCCTGCCACGCCCCTCCAACACACCCCGCGCCCAAATCCGACGCATGAACGCCGGGGCCGTGGGCGGGGCAGTTGGTAGCCTGGGCGGCCGTAAGAATCAGGTGACCAAAGCCCTACTCGACTACGAGGACTCCGAAACGGACTCCGAAGAggacgacgatgatgatgaggaCGAGGATTTCGATCTGTACGATGACGAGAACATTGTGGTGACCACCTTTACCACGCCAGCAGCTCCGGGCGCCAGGAGACCCGGATCGAGTCCTGGTTCCGGATCGgatgccaccaccaccacgacGAGCATTCGGctgacccgcaacaacgacgAGAGCATCATTTGA
- the LOC6503774 gene encoding sodium/hydrogen exchanger 3 isoform X19, producing MSNLTEQDYDSATPALEQQMNLARRACWRSGKDLPTTASPNPAKPPSDESKTKIEPETKARVTKATCNASPSGLFGKRAVLLLALCLLLGLSQGRPNMSVTPGKDSGLDAGAVTQLNLAQPPPTADVAKDGDEPTEHPSHRLPRAEPLKSNEQNPTDEEEGGHKMERYPLSSVDFGRVKTPFIIGIWILSASIAKIGFHMTPKLHLIFPESCLLIVVGVVIGVVLYFCTDVAVSPLTPNTFFFYMLPPIILDAGYFMPNRLFFDNLGTILLMAVVGTIFNIATIGGSLYACGLFGIYGEGETPGLMDVFLFASLISAVDPVAVLAVFEEIHVNEILYIVVFGESLLNDAVTVVMYHMMESYNEIGLDKIIAQDIASGVGSFFVVALGGTAIGIIWGFLTGLVTRFTDHVRVIEPIFIFVMAYLAYLNAEIFHMSGILAITFCGITMKNYVESNISQKSHTTVKYALKMLSSSAETIIFMFLGVATVNNMHVWNTWFVVLTIAFCSVFRVIGVILLSAIANRFRLHKLSRVDQFVMSYGGLRGAVAFALVLLVDENVVKQKNMFVTTTIAVIYFTVFLQGITIKPLVKILNVKRANKRKPTMNERIHERFMDHLMAGIEDIVGKTGNYNVRDKFKRFDNRFIRPLLIRDLKGAEPKIIETYSKLTMRDAMEVMRRNPSTIGQMTGTESMSALFRNYTNNYIGGSPSLTNLDNTCSRNLDMAELDYNPSKKDLTDAKIHHLLAEELKPYRRHRRLSYSRHAVDDRDLSTQVNYKMQMNFRRMFNDRKHHKRSKRGASNKEPKENVKQNHVSFHDFQQNGTTKQLTNAEECQQNPNEINVVGPSDDWDDGLTFTAKSSLAEHPIPEEDRNLSRESDGERRVATPTATESQLPWKRQGDECTDAVQQNEFPAWASNKEYLAYNSPSATFLGGINKPKQPKSVIGLFRRESSSSKAGSTGIGSTGTVDGAASSADPMVVPSSQAIQPPAVGGGPGPSTSMQNPRLDKRSQSISSGSLGAGAHQLGPDGHSGPFPVTASHRRNVRRGSMLELSGDTIPEESSYQHGHSKSLCEPADSDDWDGAPLSAASGANSERMMRSGREPLLPRPSNTPRAQIRRMNAGAVGGAVGSLGGRKNQVTKALLDYEDSETDSEEDDDDDEDEDFDLYDDENIVVTTFTTPAAPGARRPGSSPGSGSDATTTTTSIRLTRNNDESII from the exons ATGAGCAACCTTACGGAACAGGACTACGACAGTGCCACGCCGGCACTGGAACAGCAAATGAATCTGGCCAGGCGAGCCTGCTGGAGAAGCGGCAAGGACCTCCCCACGACAGCCAGTCCTAATCCTGCAAAACCACCGAGTGatgaaagcaaaacaaaaatagaacCAGAAACTAAAGCCAGAGTTACGAAAGCAACCTGCAATGCCAGCCCGAGTGGGCTCTTCGGTAAACGGGCCGTCCTGCTCCTGGCGCTGTGCCTCCTCCTTGGCCTCTCCCAGGGGAGACCGAACATGAGTGTGACTCCTGGCAAGGACAGTGGTCTGGATGCGGGTGCGGTCACCCAGCTAAAT CTGGCCCAGCCACCGCCGACTGCCGACGTTGCCAAGGATGGTGATGAGCCCACGGAACACCCATCCCACAGACTGCCACGTGCCGAGCCGCTCAAGTCCAATGAACAGAATCCCACAGACGAGGAGGAGGGTGGCCACAAAATGGAAAGGTATCCGCTCTCCAGCGTGGATTTTGGCCGTGTTAAGACGCCGTTCATCATCGGAATCTGGATCCTGTCGGCCAGTATAGCCAAGATTG GATTCCATATGACGCCCAAATTGCATCTAATATTTCCGGAGTCGTGCCTGCTGATTGTCGTGGGTGTGGTCATTGGTGTAGTTTTATATTTCTGCACCGATGTCGCCGTATCCCCCCTAACACCGAACACATTCTTCTTCTATATGCTGCCGCCGATTATCCTGGACGCCGGTTACTTTATGCCCAATCGATTGTTCTTCGACAACCTGGGCACCATTCTGCTGATGGCGGTGGTCGGAACCATCTTCAATATTGCCACCATTG ggggttCCCTCTACGCCTGCGGCCTGTTTGGCATTTACGGGGAGGGCGAGACTCCGGGCCTGATGGACGTCTTTCTGTTCGCCTCCCTTATATCCGCCGTAGATCCGGTGGCTGTGCTGGCCGTGTTCGAGGAGATTCATGTCAACGAGATCCTGTacattgttgtttttggcgAGTCCTTGCTAAACGATGCCGTTACT GTTGTCATGTACCACATGATGGAGTCCTACAACGAGATTGGCCTAGACAAGATAATTGCCCAGGACATAGCCAGTGGAGTGGGTTCCTTCTTTGTGGTTGCCCTAGGAGGCACTGCCATAG GCATCATCTGGGGTTTCCTCACTGGTCTAGTCACTCGGTTTACGGATCATGTTCGTGTCATAGAAcctattttcatttttgtaaTGGCCTATCTGGCCTACCTCAATGCGGAAATCTTTCACATGAGCGGTATCTTGGC CATCACATTCTGTGGCATCACAATGAAAAACTATGTGGAATCGAATATATCCCAAAAGTCCCACACGACTGTTAAATATGCCTTGAAAATGCTGTCCAGTTCGGCGGAGACCATTATCTTTATGTTCCTAGGCGTGGCCACGGTGAACAATATGCACGTATGGAATACGTGGTTTGTGGTGCTGACCATCGCCTTCTGTTCAGTGTTTCGTGTGATAG GAGTAATTCTACTGTCGGCCATTGCCAATCGCTTCCGCTTGCACAAGTTGTCGCGAGTGGATCAGTTTGTGATGTCCTATGGTGGATTGCGTGGTGCTGTTGCCTTCGCCTTGGTCCTGTTGGTGGATGAGAATGTGGTCAAGCAGAAGAACATGTTTGTTACCACCACAATAGCTGTGATCTACTTTACTGTCTTCCTGCAAGGCATCACCATCAAGCCGCTGGTGAAGATCCTGAATGTGAAGCGAGCCAATAAACGCAAGCCCACCATGAACGAGCGTATTCACGAAAGA TTCATGGATCACTTGATGGCCGGCATTGAAGATATTGTGGGCAAGACAGGCAACTACAATGTGCGTGATAAATTCAAGCGTTTCGACAATCGCTTCATTCGCCCTCTGCTGATCAGAGATCTAAAG GGCGCTGAGCCGAAGATCATCGAGACGTACTCCAAACTGACAATGCGCGATGCCATGGAGGTGATGAGACGAAATCCATCGACCATTGGCCAGATGACGGGCACCGAGTCGATGAGCGCCCTGTTCCGGAATTATACCAATAACTATATTGGCGGCAG TCCCAGCTTGACAAATCTTGACAATACTTGTTCCCGCAATCTGGATATGGCCGAGCTTGATTATAATCCATCCAAAAAGGATCTGACTGATGCCAAGATCCATCATCTCTTGGCCGAAGAACTAAAGCCTTATAGAAGG CACCGTCGTCTTAGTTATAGCCGACACGCAGTAGATGACAGAGATTTGTCCACCCAG GTCAATTATAAGATGCAAATGAACTTCCGGCGAATGTTCAATGATCGGAAACATCACAAGCGCAGCAAACGTGGTGCCAGCAATAAG GAGCCCAAGGAGAATGTCAAACAAAATCATGTCTCTTTCCATGATTTTCAACAGAACGGCACCACCAAGCAGCTCACCAATG CCGAGGAGTGCCAACAGAACCCCAACGAGATCAATGTTGTTGGCCCCAGCGACGATTGGGATGACGGCCTGACCTTCACCGCCAAATCATCAC tGGCTGAACATCCGATACCCGAGGAGGATCGCAACCTTTCGCGTGAATCTGATGGCGAAAGGCGAGTGGCCACACCCACTGCCACGGAATCCCAGCTGCCGTGGAAACGCCAGGGCGACGAGTGTACGGATGCAGTGCAGCAGAACGAGTTTCCCGCCTGGGCCTCGAACAAGGAGTACTTGGCCTACAACTCCCCCAGTGCAACATTCCTAG GTGGTATAAACAAGCCTAAACAGCCCAAGTCCGTCATAGGTCTCTTCCGGCGTGAGAGTTCCAGCTCCAAGGCCGGCAGCACCGGAATCGGCAGTACGGGTACCGTGGATGGCGCCGCCAGCAGCGCAGATCCCATGGTTGTGCCTTCCTCCCAAGCCATCCAACCGCCGGCGGTGGGTGGCGGACCGGGTCCGTCGACATCGATGCAAAATCCCCGGCTGGACAAGCGCTCCCAGTCGATATCATCCGGTTCGCTGGGCGCCGGAGCCCATCAACTCGGACCGGATGGCCATTCCGGTCCATTTCCGGTTACGGCTAGTCATCGGCGGAATGTGCGCAGAGGCTCCATGCTGGAGCTGAGCGG TGACACAATACCCGAGGAGTCGTCGTACCAGCATGGCCACTCCAAGTCCCTCTGCGAGCCGGCGGATTCGGATGACTGGGATGGAGCACCTCTGTCCGCCGCCAGCGGGGCTAACAGCGAGAGAATGATGCGGAGCGGGCGGGAACCGCTCCTGCCACGCCCCTCCAACACACCCCGCGCCCAAATCCGACGCATGAACGCCGGGGCCGTGGGCGGGGCAGTTGGTAGCCTGGGCGGCCGTAAGAATCAGGTGACCAAAGCCCTACTCGACTACGAGGACTCCGAAACGGACTCCGAAGAggacgacgatgatgatgaggaCGAGGATTTCGATCTGTACGATGACGAGAACATTGTGGTGACCACCTTTACCACGCCAGCAGCTCCGGGCGCCAGGAGACCCGGATCGAGTCCTGGTTCCGGATCGgatgccaccaccaccacgacGAGCATTCGGctgacccgcaacaacgacgAGAGCATCATTTGA